The window GCCATGAGCACAGCAGCCAGGGCGTTGCCGGAAGCTCGCACGATGTGCACGTGGAACGCGGCGTCGAGGTCGTTGTAGGAGGCCGTGGTGTGGACTCCGCGCATGTCGTCGATCAGCCCCCGCAGCGTGGCGATGTCATCGCTGGTGGCGCTCTGTGCTGCCTTGCGTGCTGCGGGCCCTTCGATCAGCAGGCGGATCTCGACGAGATCCTCCTGAGTGAACGAGGCCAGTTGCAGATGGATTCGTAGCACCATCGCCATCCCGGCGATGCTGTCTTTGACGATCATCGATCCTGACGTGGGTCCCGAACCTGTTCCTGCTTCGACGACCCCGATGGCTTCGAGGATCCGCAGAGCTTCCCGGACCGCACCGCGGCTGACGCCGAGTGCCTCGGCGAACTGCCGTTCAGCGGGCAGCCGGTCGCCCGCCTTCAACGTTCCGGCGATCAGGCGACTCTCGATCTCGGCCACGACCTGCTCGTGCGCGCGTAAGCGCGGGATGGGCTTCCATTGCGACGGAATTTCCTCGACCACCTCGCACCTCACTTCTGTGAGCAACAAATTCGTCTCCCCCGATGGTACCGACCACACCTTGGTTTATCCGTGTCGTGGTCGGCCATCACGGCGAGCCGTCAGAACACCGGTGTCTCTTGGTAGCTGCCGAACACCTCCCGCAAGGCACCGGTGATCTCTCCCATGGAAAGATGCGCCCGGACGGCTTCGATGGTCGCGGGCATCAGGTTGGCGTTCTCGTCGCGCGCCACCGCCAGCAGAGTGTCGAGCGCAGCTTGCGCGCGTTGCGGGTCGCGGTCGGCTCGGGTCTGCTTGAGCCGCCGAATTTGGCGCGCTTCGGACTCTGGATCGAGCTTGTGGATCTCGATTTTCTGGTCTTCGGTTTCATCGACATATTTATTGACGCCGATCACCGGCCGATCACCGCTGGCTTTGCGCTTGGCGTAGTCGTAGGCGGTGTCGGAGATCTCCTTCTGGAAGAAACCTTGTTCGATGGCAGGCACGACGCCGCCCATCGCCTCGACCTTGTCCATGTATTCCTGGATGCCTTTTTCGATCTCGTCGGTCAGGGCTTCCACGTAGTACGAACCGCCCAGCGGGTCGATCACATTGGGGACGTTCGTCTCGTCGGCGATGATCTGCTGGGTCCGTAGGGCGAGCTTCATCGCCATCTCGCTGGGAATCGTGTAGGCCTCGTCGAGTCCGTTGGTGTGGATCGACTGGGCGCCACCGAGGACCGCCGAGAGGGCCTGCAGTGCGGTGCGGACGATGTTCACCATGGGTTGGGGCTTGGTCAGCGTGGCGGCGGCGGTCTGGGCGTGGAAGCGCAGCCGCATCGAGTTCGCCTTCTTGGCCCCGAAGTGCTCCTTCATCATCTTCGCGTAATACCGGCGAACGGCCCGGAACTTGGCGACCTCTTCGAACAAGTCGGCCTGGGAGACAAAGAAGAACGACAGCCGCGAGGCGAAAGTGTCGACGTCGATACCGGCCTTGATGACATCCTCGACGTAGGCCTTGGTGATGGCCATCGTGAAGGCGACCTCTTGCAGAGCGTTTCCGCCGGCCTCGCTGATGTGATACCCGCTGATGTTGACCGGGTTGTAGCGGGCCATGTTCTCGGCTCCGTAGGCGATGCAATCGCGGACGATGCGCATGCTTGGGCGCACGGGGAAGACCCATTCCTTCTGCGCGACATACTCTTTGAGGATGTCGTTCTGGATGGTCCCGGACAGCTTGTTGAGGTCCATGCCGCGGTCTTCCGCGACCGCGACGTACATCGCCAGCAGGATCCACGCCGACGGGTTGATGGTCATCGACACCGAGATGTTCTCCAGGTCGATACCGTCGAACAGAGCTGCCATGTCAGGCAGGACGTCGATCGCCACTCCCTCGCGGCCGACCTCGCCAAGGCTCATCTCGTCATCGCTGTCCAGACCCATCAGCGTCGGCATGTCGAAGTCCACCGACAGACCGGTCTGGCCCTGGGCGATGAGGTACTGGAAGCGCTTGTTGGTTTCCTCGGCCTGTCCGAAGCCCGCGATCTGACGCATCGTCCACTTACGGCCGCGGTACATCGTCGGGTACGGACCGCGGGTGTAGGGAAATTGACCCGGGAGACCGATCTCGTCATAGCTTTCGGGAAGATCCTGCGGGCCGTAGACCCGCTTGACGGGCATTCCGACCCCGGTCAGGTAGCTCTCTCTGGACTCGGGAGCGCGGGCGACGAACTCGGCGAGCTCGTGGCTCTCCCACTGCTCGAGTTCCGCCTGGGCGCGCTTACGCAGTGCGTCGGTGGCGAGGCGCAGTTCCTCTGGGGTCGAGTGGTCATCGGCGGTCATGATTGTCCTTTTCCATTGATGTCGGTTGGGTCTACGGCCATGGCGGTCAGCAGCCGGGCGGCGGCTTGGCGCGGTTCGTCCGTGCGGGCGATGAGCGCGTCGACGGCTGCGTCGAATTCGCGATGTCCCGATCGCAGTGTCGCAGCGATCAGTGTTTCTGCTGCCCAACGGATTCGGGTTGCCGCGTTGCGGCGTTCGACGTCACGCATGGCACCGTTGTCGGTCATCCAGTGGCGGTGCTCAGCGGTCTTGTCCAGCAGCTCAGGGACGCCATCGCCGTCAGAGGCGGTGGTCTTGAGGATCGGTACGTCCCACTTGCCGGCCAGCCCGTGAGCCAGTCGCAGCGACTCCCGCAGCTGTTTGACCGTCAGGTCGGCGCCCGGGCGGTCCGCCTTGTTGACCACGTGGATGTCGGCGATCTCGATCAGTCCAGCTTTGATCGCCTGAATGTCATCACCGAGACCGGGGACGCTGACGACGAGCACCGTGTGGGCCACGCTGATGACGTCGACTTCGGCTTGCCCGACACCGACCGTTTCGAGGATGACGACATCAAAGCCCGCGGCGTCGAGCAAGACGATGCCGTCGAGCACGGCCCGCGAGAGCCCGCCGGTGGCGCCCCGCGATGCCATCGACCGGATGAAGATGTCTTTGTTTCCTGCATGTTCGGTCATGCGGATGCGGTCGCCCAGGATCGCGCCCCCGGAGTAGGCACTGGAGGGGTCGACCGCCAGGATTGCCACCCGCGAGCCCCGGGCGACGTATTCGCGTGCCATCGCGGTCACCAGTGTGCTTTTTCCGCTGCCTGCCGGACCGGTGATACCGACGACGTGGGCCTGTCCGCTGTCCTTCCAGATTTCCGCCAGCAGTTCCGATGCTGCCTCGGCACGGCTTTCGACCAGGGTCAGACCGCGGGCCAGGGAGACCTGCGAGCCCGCCCGGATGCGATCGGCCATGGCCACGACCGGTGAGGGGGTCGCGACCTGACTCATGACGAACTCCCCTGCCCCAGGGAGTCGAAGAGGTGGCGATCGTCGATGACGCGGCGGGCCTTGAAATCGGTGCGTTCGAACGTGGCGGGCTGTACCGTCACGACTTTCGCTCCCACTCCGAGGACTGTACGAAGGTCCTCGCTGACCCGCTTGACCCAGACATCCTCTGCGACAGTTGTTTTCGCGGCATCAAATTCGACCTGGACGAGCAGTTCGTCCATCGTGCCGGTTCGGGAGATGACGATGCGGTGTTCGCCGCCGTATCCCTCGGCGCTCATCACCACGTCGTCGATCGCGTTGGGCTGCACGTTCTCGCCGCGGATTTGGAACATGTCGTCGATGCGGCCGTAGATGCCCTTGGGCAGAAATGGGTATGTGCGGCCGCGGGAGGAGTCGGGCGCTTCCCACCGGGTGAGGTCGTTGGACAGCAGTCGGATCATCGGCTGTGAGGTGCGCTCGAGCGTCGTGTAGACGGGTGTGCCCTCGGAACCGTAAGGCACGCGCGTCATCGACGTGGGGTCACACACCTCGGTGTACACCAAATCCTGCCAGGTGAACACGCCCGGCTCGTTCGACGCGGCGCCAAGCGACATCCACGGCGCGACTTCACCCATACTGCCGGAGTCGTAGACCTCGACGTCGAACGCATCGATGATCCGCTGCCGGATCGCCGGGACGCTCGCCCCTGGTTCGCCCGAGAAGAACATCTTGCGCAGGCCCAGAGCGCGCGGATCAATGTCGTTATCGCGAGCAACCTCGGCCAGACGCAGCGCGTAAGAGGGCGTGCCGTAGAACACCGTCGCACGCATCTGGCGCATCCACTGCAGCGTCCGCAGACTCTGCCCCTGCACACCGGCACCGAACGGGAACACTGCGGCGCCCAGGCGTTCCGCGCCGCTGTAGGCACCCCACGAGCCCCAATACTGTGTCAGCGGGGAACCGATCAGCACGACGTCCTCGGGCCGGATCCCCATGCCCCACATGATGCGGGCATGCGCGTTCGCGATGGCGACCCAGTCACGCTGGCAGATCCCGAACGCGGTCGGACGCCCGGTGGTTCCCGACGTGCCCTTGATGTGGGTGACCTCGACGGGATCAACGCAGAGATAGCTGCCGTACGGTTGGTGGGCGGCCTGGTCGGTGCGCAGTTCATCTTTGTAGATCACCGGAACTTGCTCAAACGCCTCCAGTGACGTGATGTCGCCGGGTTCCAGACCGGCCTCGGACCACTTGCGGCGGTAGAACGGTGCGTGTTCCCAGGCGTAAGCCATCAGCTGCTGTATGCGTCCAAGGATCGCCTCGTCGCGCTGCTCGGGGTCCATCGTCTCGCGGACCGGAAACCAGTGTTGTTGCCCGGCCGGTGGCCGGTACCCCGCATCATAGGACGGCGGCCAGCTCCAAGACTCCATCTGTGCCATCAGGAGCTCGCCTCCACCGCGGCGGCCGCCTTGATGACCTCGACGATTTTCTCCGGGGTGGTGTCTTGGCCGAGGACCGCGGCGACGCCCATCTTCTGCAGTTCGATCTCATCCTCATCGGGCATCACGCCGCCGGCCACGATCGCAAAGCGCGGGCGCTCGTCCATCTGATCGAGAATCTCGAAGATCTTGGTGAAGATCGGCATGTGGGCGCCCGACAGCAGACTCACGCCGAGCACGTCGACGTCCTCCTGGCTGGCGGCTTCGACGACCTGAGCCGGGCTGCGATGCAGGCCGGTGTAGATCACCTCCATGCCGGCGTCTCGCAGGGTGCGGGCGACGACCTTGACACCACGGTCGTGTCCGTCGAGTCCGATCTTCGCCAGCATCACTCGGATGGGCAGCACCGACGGTTGGTTCATGAATTTGCCTATTCTGTGGGACGACCAAACTGTGGTTCTACCATAGACGCGGTAACGTGATGTGTGCAACACCCGAGGGCTGATTTTGATCGCGCCCACAGCAGCCCGGCGGTCGTCGCGTGCGACGATCAGGCGGCCTCGGGCAGTATCTCTCTCTCTCTCACGAAAATTCACGTGACCACAGCTGGTGAGGCGTGCGTGGGTGACTCGCCAGCTGTGGCGGGTGGGGTGATCGAGGTTGGCGCGTTGTTGTTATGCGGTGTTGGTGAGGGGTTGGAGGCTGACTCGGTAGCCGAGGGATTCGAGCTGACTGATCGCGTGTGCCTTGGTTTTGGCTGGGATACGGCGGGTGAAGTAGTCGGCGCCGGGATCACGGTAGAACTCGCCGTTGGTGAGCATGTTCCACACCGCCACGAGGATGGAATGTTCGAGTGCAACAAGTGCTTTCATCGGACCTCGACGGGCGGCGATACGCCGGTATTTGGCTGAGAGGTAGGTTCCCTTCGAGCGGGACGCGGCTAGCGCGGCAGTCCCGAGGGCCCCTTTCAAATACCGGTTTCCGTGCCGGGTTTTGGTCGACTTCACCTTGCCCGCGGACTCGTTGGATCCGGGTGCGGTGCCCGCCCACGACGCCAGATGCCCGGCGGTGGCAAATACGCTCATGTCGGCGCCGGTCTCGGCGAGCAGCACCTCAGCGACGATCCTTGAGACGCCCGGGATGCTCGTCAGCAGTTCCCGGGCCGCCGCTAAAGGTGTCACCGCCACGCCGATCCTGTCATCGAGGTCGGCTAACGCCTGCCCGTACTGGTCGATCAGATTCAGGTGCATCCTGATCAAGTATCCGTGGTGGGGGGTGAACCGGCCGGTCAGCGCCTCGGTGAGGGTCGGGATCTTCGAGCGCATCCGGCGTTGGGCCAGATCTGCCATCGCCGCCGGCCCCGACTGGCCCGCGATGAGGGCCTCCAGCATCGCCCTGCCCGAGACTCCCATGATGTCGGTGGCGACCGAGGACAGTTTGATGCCGGCGTCCTCGAGGACTTTCTCGATGCGCTGCACCTGCCGTGCGCGGTCGCGGGTCAGGGTGGTGCGGGCGCGGGTGAGATCGCGTAGTTCCCGGATTGGTTGGGGCGGCACCAGCGATCCGCGTAGCAACCCGTGCGCACCCAAATCGGCCAGCCAGGCAGCATCGGAGACATCGGTCTTGCGGCCCGGCATGTTGCGGGCGTCGTGGGCGTTGACCAGCATCACCGTCAGGGTGTCTTCGAGGAGGTAGAAGTACGGCTTCCAATAATCGCCCGTCGCTTCCATCACCACACAGTTGACCCTTTGGTCGAGCAGGTGCTCACGCAACGCCAGGATCTGACCCGACATCGCACCCCACGTCGTCACCGTGGCCGATGTCGGTGTGCTCCCAGAGCCTTGGACCCGGACGCAGACTTTGGCGTCCCTCTTTGAGATATCTATTCCCGCGCACCGCGGATGTATCACTTCCATCGCCGATCACCTCAGCATTCCCATTGCAGTTTCATTGCAGGCGTGTGGGTTACGGGGAGGGCGGGGGTAAAACAGAAATCTCTCACTCGTGCTCGAAGGCAACACTCCACGGTCCCCGCGGATGACGATCATGCCCTCCACCACCATGCTGACACGCAGGCTCACCGGCACCACAGGCTGATCGGGGTTGGCCGCAACACACACCTGGAAAGCCTGCACCCTTCACGCGGTATCACGCCAGAGTCGGCGTCGACCATCGGCACAGGTGAGGTCGCCACCATTTTCCGTCCCCACGGAGGGGCCAGCGCAGCGCCCCTGAATTGCTGACACGAAAATTGGGTGACCACAACGGGTGACCCTGCTTGTTTGGCGGGTTATGCAGACTGGGTGAGTGGTTCCAGTGTGACTCGGTAGCCGAGGGATTCGAGTTGGTTGATTGCCCGGGATTTGGTTCGGGCGGGCTGGTGGGCGGTGTAGTAGTTCGCGCCGGGGTCGCGGTAGAAGTCGCCGTTGGTGAGCATGTTGTGGGCGGCGGTGATCATGGCGTGTTCGATGGCGACGATGGCGCGCATCGGGCCGCGTCGGGTGGCGATGCGCTTGTATTTGGCGGACAAGTAGGTGTTCTTGGAGCGGGCTGCGGACAGCGCGGCGATTCCGAGGACGCCCTTGAGGTAGCGGTTGCCGGGCCGGGTTTTGGTGGATTTGACCCGTCCGGCGGACTCGTTGGAACCGGGCGAGACTCCCGCCCAGGATGCCAGATGCCCGGCGGTGGGGAACACGCTCATGTCGCCGCCGGTTTCGGCGATGAACACTTCAGCGACGATCCGGGAGAATCCCGGGATGCTCATCAGCAGGTCCCGGGCCGGGAGAAAAGGTTCCATCGCCGCCTCGATGCGCTCATCGAGTCGACCGATGTCGGCGGTGTGGGCGTCGATGCGGTCCAGAAACAGTCGCGCCATGAACGCGTGGTGGTCGTTGAAGCGTCCGGTCAGCGCTTCGGTCAAGGCCGGGATCTTCGAGCGCAGCCGGCGCCGGGCCAGATCGGCCAGGGCAGCGGGGTCACGCTGGCCCGCGATCAGCGCTTCGAGCATCGCCCGGCCCGAGACGCCGGTGATGTCGGTGGCCACCGAGGACAGTTTGATGCCGGCGTCTTCGAGCAGTTTCTCCAGTCGCTGCACCTCGCGGGTGCGTTCGCGGGTGATCACGGTGCGGGCGCGGGTCAGATCGCGCAACGCCCGGATCGGCGCCGGAGGCACGAACGACGCCTTCACCAGCCCGTGGGCGCCCAGATCGGCCAGCCACGCGGCATCGGAGACGTCGGTTTTGCGGCCGGGTAGGCCTCGCACCGAGGCGGCGTTGACCAGCACCACGTCGAGTTCGTCGTCGAGCAGGTAGTAGAACGGTTTCCAATAGTCGCTGGTGGACTCGATCACTACGCAGCTGACCTTGGCTGCCACCAGGTGCTCACGTAGCGCCAGGATCTGGCTGGTCGTCGCGCCCCAGGTCGTCACCGTCGCTGCGGTGGCCCGCCGGCCGTGGCCTTGCACCCGGATGCAGACCTTGGCGTCCTTCTTCGAGCAGTCGATCCCCGCGCACCGCGGGTGCATCACATCCATCACCCATCACCTCAATCTGATGTACCGTAATTCCTTGTTGTGGAGGGTGTTTCGGGG is drawn from Candidatus Mycolicibacterium alkanivorans and contains these coding sequences:
- a CDS encoding phenylacetate--CoA ligase family protein — protein: MAQMESWSWPPSYDAGYRPPAGQQHWFPVRETMDPEQRDEAILGRIQQLMAYAWEHAPFYRRKWSEAGLEPGDITSLEAFEQVPVIYKDELRTDQAAHQPYGSYLCVDPVEVTHIKGTSGTTGRPTAFGICQRDWVAIANAHARIMWGMGIRPEDVVLIGSPLTQYWGSWGAYSGAERLGAAVFPFGAGVQGQSLRTLQWMRQMRATVFYGTPSYALRLAEVARDNDIDPRALGLRKMFFSGEPGASVPAIRQRIIDAFDVEVYDSGSMGEVAPWMSLGAASNEPGVFTWQDLVYTEVCDPTSMTRVPYGSEGTPVYTTLERTSQPMIRLLSNDLTRWEAPDSSRGRTYPFLPKGIYGRIDDMFQIRGENVQPNAIDDVVMSAEGYGGEHRIVISRTGTMDELLVQVEFDAAKTTVAEDVWVKRVSEDLRTVLGVGAKVVTVQPATFERTDFKARRVIDDRHLFDSLGQGSSS
- the meaB gene encoding methylmalonyl Co-A mutase-associated GTPase MeaB gives rise to the protein MSQVATPSPVVAMADRIRAGSQVSLARGLTLVESRAEAASELLAEIWKDSGQAHVVGITGPAGSGKSTLVTAMAREYVARGSRVAILAVDPSSAYSGGAILGDRIRMTEHAGNKDIFIRSMASRGATGGLSRAVLDGIVLLDAAGFDVVILETVGVGQAEVDVISVAHTVLVVSVPGLGDDIQAIKAGLIEIADIHVVNKADRPGADLTVKQLRESLRLAHGLAGKWDVPILKTTASDGDGVPELLDKTAEHRHWMTDNGAMRDVERRNAATRIRWAAETLIAATLRSGHREFDAAVDALIARTDEPRQAAARLLTAMAVDPTDINGKGQS
- a CDS encoding IS110 family transposase yields the protein MEVIHPRCAGIDISKRDAKVCVRVQGSGSTPTSATVTTWGAMSGQILALREHLLDQRVNCVVMEATGDYWKPYFYLLEDTLTVMLVNAHDARNMPGRKTDVSDAAWLADLGAHGLLRGSLVPPQPIRELRDLTRARTTLTRDRARQVQRIEKVLEDAGIKLSSVATDIMGVSGRAMLEALIAGQSGPAAMADLAQRRMRSKIPTLTEALTGRFTPHHGYLIRMHLNLIDQYGQALADLDDRIGVAVTPLAAARELLTSIPGVSRIVAEVLLAETGADMSVFATAGHLASWAGTAPGSNESAGKVKSTKTRHGNRYLKGALGTAALAASRSKGTYLSAKYRRIAARRGPMKALVALEHSILVAVWNMLTNGEFYRDPGADYFTRRIPAKTKAHAISQLESLGYRVSLQPLTNTA
- a CDS encoding methylmalonyl-CoA mutase family protein: MTADDHSTPEELRLATDALRKRAQAELEQWESHELAEFVARAPESRESYLTGVGMPVKRVYGPQDLPESYDEIGLPGQFPYTRGPYPTMYRGRKWTMRQIAGFGQAEETNKRFQYLIAQGQTGLSVDFDMPTLMGLDSDDEMSLGEVGREGVAIDVLPDMAALFDGIDLENISVSMTINPSAWILLAMYVAVAEDRGMDLNKLSGTIQNDILKEYVAQKEWVFPVRPSMRIVRDCIAYGAENMARYNPVNISGYHISEAGGNALQEVAFTMAITKAYVEDVIKAGIDVDTFASRLSFFFVSQADLFEEVAKFRAVRRYYAKMMKEHFGAKKANSMRLRFHAQTAAATLTKPQPMVNIVRTALQALSAVLGGAQSIHTNGLDEAYTIPSEMAMKLALRTQQIIADETNVPNVIDPLGGSYYVEALTDEIEKGIQEYMDKVEAMGGVVPAIEQGFFQKEISDTAYDYAKRKASGDRPVIGVNKYVDETEDQKIEIHKLDPESEARQIRRLKQTRADRDPQRAQAALDTLLAVARDENANLMPATIEAVRAHLSMGEITGALREVFGSYQETPVF
- a CDS encoding FadR/GntR family transcriptional regulator translates to MVEEIPSQWKPIPRLRAHEQVVAEIESRLIAGTLKAGDRLPAERQFAEALGVSRGAVREALRILEAIGVVEAGTGSGPTSGSMIVKDSIAGMAMVLRIHLQLASFTQEDLVEIRLLIEGPAARKAAQSATSDDIATLRGLIDDMRGVHTTASYNDLDAAFHVHIVRASGNALAAVLMAALREALRQAMVTAFETLEDPVATMTVLTDEHAAIVEAIAAGDGAQAAALVSEHIRGFYRSVGFSDMKWAG
- a CDS encoding IS110 family transposase; translated protein: MDVMHPRCAGIDCSKKDAKVCIRVQGHGRRATAATVTTWGATTSQILALREHLVAAKVSCVVIESTSDYWKPFYYLLDDELDVVLVNAASVRGLPGRKTDVSDAAWLADLGAHGLVKASFVPPAPIRALRDLTRARTVITRERTREVQRLEKLLEDAGIKLSSVATDITGVSGRAMLEALIAGQRDPAALADLARRRLRSKIPALTEALTGRFNDHHAFMARLFLDRIDAHTADIGRLDERIEAAMEPFLPARDLLMSIPGFSRIVAEVFIAETGGDMSVFPTAGHLASWAGVSPGSNESAGRVKSTKTRPGNRYLKGVLGIAALSAARSKNTYLSAKYKRIATRRGPMRAIVAIEHAMITAAHNMLTNGDFYRDPGANYYTAHQPARTKSRAINQLESLGYRVTLEPLTQSA
- a CDS encoding cobalamin B12-binding domain-containing protein; amino-acid sequence: MNQPSVLPIRVMLAKIGLDGHDRGVKVVARTLRDAGMEVIYTGLHRSPAQVVEAASQEDVDVLGVSLLSGAHMPIFTKIFEILDQMDERPRFAIVAGGVMPDEDEIELQKMGVAAVLGQDTTPEKIVEVIKAAAAVEASS